In Candidatus Cloacimonadota bacterium, the genomic stretch ATCCCGAGATGAACCTCATCTTCAGCATAATGTTAAGGTAAACCTTATTTAACGATTACCAAAAAGTGCAAGGTGGGGAAGAGCAATAAAAAGCTTAAGTTGAGTCCCAAATGTTGGTGTAAATTCCAACTCATTGTTTCTCTGGTTGTTTGAGGGCATCTGATATCCCAAGGTACTCATAATCTATGTAAGGCAAGAGACCCGTTGCATTGTTTTCATCTTTGTAAGCGATGTTAAGTCAAAAAAGTTCGGAAATCTCGTTATTATCGAGCGCAAAACCTGCAAATCGGACACTGTTTTGTACCATTTCTTGTACCTATATTTAACTTCAAATCTTGATAAAAATACTCTTAATGATATATGCAATATACCAGTATGGATTTCGTAAAAAAAGCATTGTAGTCTTGGATTTAGATCTGTTTTGGCACTTGCATTTGTCCAAGTAATCGCAATATGTAAATCTGGGTGAATCTTTATAGTCTATTTATCGCGATTTACATATCTTACTGATTATTATAGAGATATATGTTATACTGCAGAAATAACTAAATTCTACTTGACAAAAAAGCAGGATTAAAGGTTTATGCAACAACATACGCATACAGAACAAAAGCTGGGGGCGTAGTTCAGTTTGGTTAGAACGTCTGCCTGTCACGCAGAAGGCCGCGAGTTCGAGTCTCGTCGCTCCCGCCATAATATCGGACGCCTGTAAGGCGTCCTTTTTAATTGGGTTGCAATGAAGATATACTACAACATTCTTTTGGTGGGGTATAAGCTAGTAACAGAGCTGATCTTTTTTATCAGCCGTCCAATCTTGTGGCTAATTTTACCACTATTTAATTATCGTGAGTCAATAATAATTCCAGAATCCAATAATGATAATCCAGTATTGATTCACTGTTCATCTGTTGGTGAACTAAATGCTATTATCCCACTAGTAAGGCATCTGATCAAGGAAGGCATTCCTCTTATTATAAATACTGTAACAGTAACAGGAAGAGATTTGGCAAAACGTCAGTTTCCTGAATTGAGGGTCACGCTTGCTCCCCTAGATTTTGCATCATTAAGGTTTAAACAAATAAAGGCGATATCACCAAGATTAATAATTGTTGTAGAAACCGAAATATGGCCAATGATGCTGGATATATCGGCACGCATGAATGTAGCAGTTATATTTATCAATGCACGTATGAGTGATAAGTCTCTTGATAGATACCTGAGAATGAAAGGATTATTACGCTATTTAGGGAGAAATGTTCAACTTGTTTTAGCGCAGAGTAAAGATGATCAGCAACGTTTTAAGAAGATTTGGAATACAAGAGTTCTCGCGGCTGGAAATCTCAAGTACTGCCTCCAACTTACTCAGTATGACAATTTGAAAACCAGAGAAAAACTTGGCTTTAAGAAAAATGATAAGATTCTGGTATGGGGGAGTTCGCGTCCTGGTGAAGAAAACCTTTTAATGACAATCTTTCCCAGTTTGAAAGCAGAAATACCTAATTTACGAGTAATTTTGGCACCACGGCATCCCAAACGTTGTGATGAAGTAGAACGAATGCTAATAGAATACGAGTATTGCAAGCTCTCAGAATTGAGCAATGGCAGTTTATATGAAATATTATTGATTGATGGATTGGGATATTTAGACAAGGCTTATGCTATATCCGATTTAGCTGTTGTAGGTGGATCTTTTTATAATTTTGGAGGTCATAATCCTTTAGAGCCTGCTTTTTATGGTAAGGCAATAATAATTGGAGAATATCATGCTTCTTGTAAAAGTTCAGTTAATAAATTGGCTCAGAATAAAGCGCTAGTGGTATCCTCCATACGTACTTTACAGCAAGACATCATCAAACTTTTAAAAAACGATACCATGCGAGAAGAAATGGGGAAGAGGGCAAAAATAGTCTTGACTGAAAATGCCGAAGCTCTGGAAAATCACATAAAAGGAATTATGAAATGTCTACCATAATGCGTGAAGCAATGTTTTACAAGAACTTAAACAAGGAGACAGTGCAATGTGAACTGTGTCCTCATTACTGCGTCATTCATTCCGGTGAGCAAGGTAAATGTCGTAGCCGTGAGAATATTGAAGGTAAACTGTATGCCAACAATTATGCTCAAAGTATAGGCATAAGTATCGATCCCATCGAAAAAAAACCTTTATATCACTTTCGACCGGGTTCTCGCATTTTATCGTTAGGGCCAAATTCTTGTAATCTGAATTGCAAATTTTGTCAGAATTACAGCATATCTCAATTGCTTAGCCCCACAATCTCCATATCTATTGATGATCTTTACCAAACTGTATGCAGCAAATGCAAAATAAAACAAATAGCATTTACTTATACCGAGCCACTAACTTGGTATGAGTACATAATTGATTTTGCAGAAAAATACCCCGACGTAGATGTTGTATTGATATCCAATGCATATATAAATCCAGAGCCCCTAAAGAGAATCATACCTTATATTAAAGCGATAAATATCGATTTGAAGTCTTTCACAAATGAGTTTTACCAAGACCTGTGTAGCGGCTCAATCGATCCGGTTAAAAAGTCGATTGAAATGTGTGTAGCTGCTAATATTCATACCGAAATTACGCTTCTTTTGATACCGAGTCTGAATAATAATAGCAAAGAATTGGAATTGTATTGCCAATATTTGGCAGAAATCAATAAAGAGATGCCTCTACATATCTCTGCTTATCATCCGGATTATTTGATTGATACTCCTCCAACCTCAATAGACGATGTGGCTTCTGCTATTGCTATAGCCAAAAATAAGTTAGACTATGTGTACGGCGGCAATCTTCCTATAGATGATTATGCTAGTACTAAATGTCCCAATTGCGGTAAAGAAATAATTGAAAGAAGAATGCACTGGTGCCGTAGTACAGTTGAAGCTGATGCTCTTTGTCCCCATTGCAAACATAAGATTTATGGGGTTTATGATTTCTAAGTATCTTCGCAGCTTAACTATTGGTGACCTAATACTGGTGCTGCTCTGTTTGATCGTTGCAGCAGCTTTTTTTAAAGCCCAATATTCAAAGCCCCAAAAGGTATATGTTTATAAGGATGACCACTTACAAGGAAGCTATGAATTGAATAAAGATAGAATAATAGAAATTGATGAGCATGTTACAATTGAAATCGCTTATGGTAAAGCTCGAATAGCAAAAAGTGATTGTCCGGATAAACGATGCGTTAAGCAGGGATTTAGCAATAAGATGCCAATAATTTGTATGCCAAATCGCATAATGCTGCAGTTTAAGAATGCAGAAGATGAGCATATATTAATTCTTTATTAGGGGTTTCATGAAAGTAGCACTATATGCTTCAAATCATGGTTTTGGCCATGCTTCAAGAATATCTGCTTTAGCACAAAGCTTTATTGAGTTTGGAATATTTGTATATCTTTGCACCGATCGCCCTCAATTCCTATTTCAGGGGCTTGATTCGCAATTTGTTGTGTATAGGGAAACAAAAATCGATAGGGGAGTAGTGCACAAAGAAAATCTGATAAGCGATCTTCCAGCTACAAAGGCAGCCCTTCTTGAACTATTTTCGAAACGAGAAGAATTGGTTGCCCAAGAAGTGGATTTTTTGCGAGATTCAGGTATAGATTTAGTAATTAGTGATATCCCATATCTAATCGTTGAAGCTTGTGGTTTTGCCAATATTCCCATATTTGGTATAAGCAATTTTGATTGGTACTTTGTATATCATGAGTTGTTTAATACGGATGAGGATCTTGTACCCGTGCTTAACACAATCTGGGCTCTGTATCGCCGTATGGATAAAACCTATTTGCTGGATTTGGGCTCTCGCGAGAGTGTTCCCGGATTTAAGGAACCTACTGAAGGTGGGTTGGTGTCTAGAACTAAAAATGCTTTCAAAGATATACACAACCAATATAAAATCAACAAAGAGCAAAAGATACTGCTTCTAATGTTTGGCGGAGAGGGCAAGATTTCCCTTCCAATTAAGGAAATATGCGAAGCTTGGGATGGAGTGGTTATTAGTCCCTATCACCACGAATCAATGCCAAGACTAATTAATGTGCCGCAGGATGAAGACTTCTTAAGTCTGATCCATTTTTCAGATTTAATTATCTGTAAACCAGGCTACAGCACATTTGCCGAAATTTTAACTATGGGTAAATCCATGCTTTATATCCCGCGGAAAAACTATCCCGAAGAACGAGTTTTAATAGAAGGAGTAAAGCATTATCCCAATGCATTAATGGTTGAAGATTTTCCTAATCAGGTGGGGGAGATCCGAAAACTTTTTGCAACAATAAGTAAGACCGATTATAAATGGGAAGCATCAAACTCCTTCATCGTTGGAGATATGCTAAATGAATGGATAAAAATCCAGTTTCCTAAAGACAGAATTCTCAGCATTTTTGATTTGGGTTCAAACAATATGAACTACCTTTTGTATAATAAGAGCAGAAGCATGGTTATTCATCGTTTTTGGTGTACTACTGGATTAGCTAGAGGATTCAATAACGGCATGCTAGCAGATCAAAGTATGCATTGTGCCATATTAAGCATGAACAAGTTATTAATGAAGGATAAGCATATAGAATCCCATAAACGGTTAATTGCTACTGGAATAAGCAGAAAAGCTAAAAATGCAGCTAAGTTTATAGAATCACTCTCCAATTCTTACCAGATCAAAGCGAAAACAATTAGTGCAATGGAAGAATTAAAATACTCATGGCTTGCGGCACAAGAATATATGCAACCGACACAAGATAATGTAGTTATTGATATTGGTGGGTCAAGCACAGAGATATCTTGGGAACAAATTGATGGTGAACCAACTGGGGTTTCATTAGACATGGGTCTTATAAGTTTATTAGATGAAGAGAATCTAGGTAACGATATTATTGCCATTATTGATACTGGATATTCTAAGTTACCGCAATTTAATAAGCTACGACTAATAGTAGTAGGACTCACGGCAACTATGTTGTTGCACTATATTAGAAGTGTTCCTATAAAACAAAGTAATGATTTGGCACCCAATATCACGTTAAAAGAGCTTGATGATTTTTTACTACGTATTTCTAATAGTACACACGCTAAACATAAAGAGAAAGCAGACAACAATTGGGAGATTTCTTCAATGAGAATTGCTGCACAAATAATCAAGCTATTGCTGGACAGATATGAGGGTTTAGATTTCGTGGTATGCAACAATGGAATTTCAATGGGATACGCAAAATGGATAAAATAGAAAGATTCGGGTTAAGTAAATTCGAGATAATAGCAGGGCCATGCACTATAGAGAACTATGAAAACCTCTATAATAATGCTCAAGTTCTAAAAGAGCTTGGTATTAAGTATTTGCGTGGAGGAGCATACAAAATGCGCACATCATTCCATAGCTTTAGAGGACTAGGTGATTCTGGAGTTATTCATTTAGAAAATGTGGGTAAAGAACTAGATATGATTACCGTATCTGAATGTACACAAATTGATAAAGTGGAATATATGGCGCAACATATAGATGTTCTGGTAGTTGGCACTAGGAACATGCATAACTACCCTCTTTTAGAAGCACTGGGGAATATCGATAAACCGATTATCCTTAAAAGAGGAATTGCCGCTACATACGATGAATGGTTGGCAGCAGCAGGATATATAATTGATAATGGAAATGAGCAAGTAATACTCTGCGAAAGAGGCATCAGAACATTTGTAAGGGATACCCGCTATACATTTGATGTATCTGCTATAGCCGTAATGAAAAGAAAAAGTGGTTTGCCTGTAATAGCCGATCCGTCCCATGCTGCTGGCAATAGAAATCTGGTGCCTTCACTCGCATATTCGGCAATTGCGGCAGGAGCAGATGGCCTTTTGTTAGAATGTACGACAAATCCCAGTGAAAACATTTGCGACGCAGATCAAACAATAGAACCACAAACTCTTAAACATATTATTGATGCTACCCCGAATCTTCGGCGGCATCTTCTAGGAACCAATTAAAAATGAAGTTTTATATAGAAACCTATGGCTGTCAAATGAATGTGGCAGATAGCGAATTAGTATATTCAATTCTGCAAAATGCCGGCTATACTCCGGCAAACAGTATTGATGAAACCGATATTCTGCTTTTTAACACTTGCTCGGTGCGTGAACATGCAGAACGCAGAGTATTAGGCAGAATATCTAATGAACGTCATCGCAAAAAAGAAAAGCCTTGGTTTAAAATTGTCCTCTTAGGTTGCATGGCTCAGCGCATAGGGCGGATCTTATTGGAAAAAGACATTGGGATAGACTATGCTGTTGGAGTAGATCAATACAAAGATCTTCCCGTTTTACTTTCATCAGATATCCACTCGGCATTGGAATTTAATCCGGTTGAAATATATGATGCTATAATGCCTGTTCATCAGGGTAAACACTGTGCTTATGTAACAATTATGCGTGGATGTAATAACTTTTGTTCTTATTGCATTGTGCCCCATGTGCGCGGTAGAGAGCGTAGCCGCCCATACAATGATATTCTATGCGATGTTAAATCTGCACTTGAATTTAATATGCTGGATATTAGCTTATTAGGACAAAATGTAAATTCCTATCATTATCAAGAACTAAGTTTTCCTAAATTGCTGCATAAGATAAGTGAAGATATTCCAGAATTAAGACGATTACGTTTTGTGACATCACATCCTAAAGACTTATCAGACGAGCTTGTAATTCAAATGAGAGACAATCCAAAGATATGTGAGCATATACATTTACCCATGCAAAGCGGTAGTGACGATGTTCTTTTTAGAATGAATCGTTCCTATAGTTATAATAAATATCTCGAAAGAATTAACAAGCTTCGAGATGCAATACCAAATATTGCGATTACCACAGACTTGATTGCTGGATTTCCCGGTGAAACAGATCAAGAATTTGAAGATACGCTTAGTGCAATGGAGAATATTGAATTTGATTATGCTTTTTGTTTTAAATATAGCCCACGAAATGGTACTTCTGCAGCTAATTTTGAAAACCAGATTCCAGAAAAGATACGATTAAAACGGCTTCAAACAATGATTGAGTTGCAAAGAAAGATCACACTCAAAAAATTTAAGGCTCAGGTAGGCAATATTGTTGAAGTGTATGTTGAAGGATTTAGTAAAAAAAGTAAGCAACAGGTTTCCGGAAAAACAAGAGATTTTAAAATTGCAGTACTAAACGGTAATGAAACTCATATAGGAAAAATAGTAAAAGTATACGTAGAAGACGCAACGGCAGGCACATTGCTATGCGGTGTGCCATTGTAGTTTTAAGACATGTTATGTAAACTTGCCTGTGCGGTTATAATGGCTTGTGCGGCAAGTTCTTGTCCCCCACAATAAATCATGGAGATACTATGAAAAGTATGACCGGTTATGGTAAAAGTCAAATTAGCAGAAACAACATAGATTGCAATATAGAGATTAAAAGCGTTAATGGCAGATATCTGGACGTAAAATGCTATCTGCCAAGAGAAATTAGTTTTTGGGAATATGAGCTTCGAAAGACTACCTCCAAATATGTCAACAGGGGCTCGATCGAGATCAAGGTATATATAAATGACTATCGTGAACCAAAACTGCGCTTAAATGAGCTAAAACTGCAAAAATACTACGACATTATTCGTCAAGCACAGAAATCCTTGAATATAACTAGCGATGTATCGTTAGAATATTTATTGAATGAACCTGGTGTAGTTGAATCTATGAATAGTTATGATGAAGATACTGATTTGATAGCTCTAATCAACGATTGTCTGGAAGAAGCACTTAAGATAATTGTCTATTCAATGGAATTAGAAGCTAAAAGCATGAAGAGCATACTAATGAGTTCATTTACAAGGATTCAAAAAGCATTGAATTACATTGAAGAAAAAATTCTACCTTTTAAGGAAGAATTATTCTCTTCTATGCATAAGAGAATAAATGAGATTCTTAACAGTTACAATATAGAAACTACTGAACAAAGACTAATGCAAGAACTTGCGATATATATAGATAAATATGATATACAAGAAGAGATAACTCGCTTAAAATCCCACATACAGACCTTTCTTGACACTATTAATAAGGATGTAGAAAGCGGAAAAACGCTAAATTTCATTCTTCAAGAGATGCAACGCGAAGCAAACACTTTAGGTTCTAAGTTTTCTAATAGTAAGACATTCTCTGATATACTAACAATAAAAGAAGAGATAGAGAAATGTAGGGAGATTGTACAGAATGTATCGTGAGCCAAAACTTAGTTGGAAATCCTGGCCATTTGCAGAAAGACCGCTTGCCTCTTCCCTACTCCTTTTATTCTTAGCTTTTCTAACAATATATTTGTATAAGATGGCTGTGCTTGATTGGCAAATGCCATTATTCTACTTTCTGGGCTTGTTGTTAGTATATGGTAATCTGTTACCCTATTTCATTATCACTGAATATTATCTATTTGATGATGAGATCTTGGTTCGCTATCTTTTTATTAAAATTAAGCGGCCATGGAGCGATTTTGGCTGTTTCTATAAAGATAAAAGAGGAATAATGCTCTCTACTTTCAAGATGCCTCGAAGATTAGATCCTTTTCGTGGACAATCACTTAGGTTTTCAAAGAGCGGTGAAGAAACACCTGCTTTGATAGCCTTCCTAAAAGAGAAAATTGGTAAGCAATACTAGGATAATAATATGAACGACATAGATATAGAACAACGCATATTAGCTAAACTCACAGATATGTATCCCAATGGTTTAACATACAGTGAAATATGCTCATATATTGGACTTACAAAGAAAAACAAATCTTCTGTTAGTCAAATCCTATCAACTCTGTTATTGGCTGGAAAACTGCAAAAAGAAAGAAAACGATACAAGTTAGTTTCTAAACCTCATAGAATGGAGACAGTCACCATCAATTCTTCCAAGAAAATAAATGCTAATAGTACACCAAACTCTCAACTTATAGAAGGAATTTTTGATGCAACTTCTCTGGCTAAAGATAGATCCTTTGCATTTGTTAGATCTACAGATAAAGACTATTATATTGATAGTGAAGACACATTGAACGCATATCATAATGATGTTGTGATGATTGAGGCCTCCAAAAGTAGTAGAGGTGAACATGGTATTGTTGTGCGTATTGTTAAGCGCGCAAATGAGAACATACCAGGGGATATAGCCAAAGTTAAAAACAAATGGATCTTTTTACCATCCAATCCGAAAATCCATAATTGGTTTAACATAAATGAGCTGGGCACGGCTAAGCCAGGCGATAAAGTAATGTTGACAGTTACAAACTGGGGTGATCACAATAGCGGCAATTTACCTTGTGGAAACATATCAGAGATACTTGGTCCATCAGGAGATCCGCAAGTAGAATTATTGGCCGTTATACGTCAATATCAGTTACCACTTGAATTTCCTCCAGAAGTTTTATCTGAAATACAAAAGATACCTTTAGAAATTGGTAAAGAAGAGATTAAACTCCGACGTGACCTGAGAAAACTATATACATTTACTATTGATCCTGCTTCAGCAAAAGATTTTGATGATGCCATCTCTATAGAGTATACATCGAATGGTGGTTGGCGCTTGTGGGTTCATATTGCAGATGTTGCTCATTATGTAGGTTTGAATTCACTTACTTTTAATGAAGCTTCTGAACGAGGTAACAGCTTTTATTTTCCAAAGAGAGTTATCCCCATGATACCGGAGAGGCTTTCTAATCAAATCTGTAGCCTAAGACCTGATGAAGATAAATTGGTTATGACAGTCGAAACAGAATTTGACCGCAATGCTAAGGTGCGAAAGCAGAAAATATATGAGGCAGTAATTAGATCCGATGCCAGATTGGCATATGAAGAGGTAGACGATTATTTTGATGGAAAAACCAGTAAGCTCTCCCCTATATTAAAGAAAGCTCTGGATTGCGGTAGAAATCTTTCTGCATTACTTAGCAAGCTTCGCATTGAAAATGGATATGTATATTTTGATCTACCAGAAATTGAATATGAGTATGATAATGATGGTTTTGTGCACCGATTAGGCATTGCAGAGGAAACAGAAAGCCACAAGCTTATTGAAAACTTTATGCTAGTTGCTAATGAATATACTGCAAAAGAGCTTGCAAAAAAGGCTTCAACCTCTATATATCGCATTCATGAAGATCCCGATTATGATAAAATTGAACGCCTTGCCTATGTCTTGGATTTTTACGGTATTCATTTTGTGGAACAAGAGAATTTAAACAAGACGGTTCAATTTCTTCTCTCGTCGTTGCCAAACAAAGATTATCACCGTGTTTTTGACCGTATTATCTTAAGAAGCATGAAAAAGGCAAAATACTCAACACAGCACATACGTCACTTTGGCTTATCGTTAGAAAACTATACTCATTTCACTAGTCCTATCCGTCGGCTTTGTGATCTTGTAGTGCATCACTTATGTAAGATTCATCTTTTAAACATTGCTAATACAATCGTTAGAAAAGATCAAATAGTGAGATGGGCTGCACATGCTTCCGAACAAGAATTACAAGCGGATTCTGCAGAAAGAGATATTGAAAAAGTCTATAGCGCTACGTTTATGCGTGATAAAGTAGGCGAGTCTTTTACGGGGTTGTTGATCTCTACAAACAGCTCAGGAGCTTTTATTAGACTCAATGAACTACCGGTCACTGCAAAATTACAAAAAGATCAATTTGGTAAGGGTAAGTGGGAATATAGGGATTCTGAAATGCGTTTTGTAAATACAAGAAGTCATGAATCATTTGAGCTTTTAGATAGTGTGAAAGTTAGAATAATGGAAGTAAGTGATGATATATATTTGGAGCTTACGGGAGAAAAGGACAGTCATATCCATTATCACAGCATAAAGAGAAACGAAAAGACAAATTTGAAAAATAGGCTCAGAATTAAGGTTGACGCCAAAGCTACTAGAAAAAATAGTGTTAAACATAATAGACGCAAAGGCAGGAATAGACGATAATGAAAAAACCCATTGGCATATTTGATTCGGGAGTTGGTGGTTTAACGGTTTACCGCACAATACGAAATGCCTTTCCGGAAGAAGATTTGATCTATTTTGGAGATACTGCCCGGGTTCCTTATGGGCCAAAATCTCCCAATACCATAGTTGAGTATTCCATACAAAACGCAAGATTTCTTTTACAACAAGGCATAAAGACTCTAATTGTAGCGTGTAATACTTCTTCCTCGGTGGCTTTACCTCATTTACGCCAGCTTACTAATATACCAATAATTGGGGTAATAGAACCAGGAAGTGAAGTAGCGGTACGTACAACTAATTCAGGAAGAATTGGCGTGATAGGCACTGAAGGTACCATAAGAAGTAATGCATATGTAGATGCTATTAAAATTCATAATCCAGATGCAGAGGTTT encodes the following:
- a CDS encoding 3-deoxy-D-manno-octulosonic acid transferase, which encodes MKIYYNILLVGYKLVTELIFFISRPILWLILPLFNYRESIIIPESNNDNPVLIHCSSVGELNAIIPLVRHLIKEGIPLIINTVTVTGRDLAKRQFPELRVTLAPLDFASLRFKQIKAISPRLIIVVETEIWPMMLDISARMNVAVIFINARMSDKSLDRYLRMKGLLRYLGRNVQLVLAQSKDDQQRFKKIWNTRVLAAGNLKYCLQLTQYDNLKTREKLGFKKNDKILVWGSSRPGEENLLMTIFPSLKAEIPNLRVILAPRHPKRCDEVERMLIEYEYCKLSELSNGSLYEILLIDGLGYLDKAYAISDLAVVGGSFYNFGGHNPLEPAFYGKAIIIGEYHASCKSSVNKLAQNKALVVSSIRTLQQDIIKLLKNDTMREEMGKRAKIVLTENAEALENHIKGIMKCLP
- the amrS gene encoding AmmeMemoRadiSam system radical SAM enzyme codes for the protein MSTIMREAMFYKNLNKETVQCELCPHYCVIHSGEQGKCRSRENIEGKLYANNYAQSIGISIDPIEKKPLYHFRPGSRILSLGPNSCNLNCKFCQNYSISQLLSPTISISIDDLYQTVCSKCKIKQIAFTYTEPLTWYEYIIDFAEKYPDVDVVLISNAYINPEPLKRIIPYIKAINIDLKSFTNEFYQDLCSGSIDPVKKSIEMCVAANIHTEITLLLIPSLNNNSKELELYCQYLAEINKEMPLHISAYHPDYLIDTPPTSIDDVASAIAIAKNKLDYVYGGNLPIDDYASTKCPNCGKEIIERRMHWCRSTVEADALCPHCKHKIYGVYDF
- a CDS encoding NusG domain II-containing protein encodes the protein MISKYLRSLTIGDLILVLLCLIVAAAFFKAQYSKPQKVYVYKDDHLQGSYELNKDRIIEIDEHVTIEIAYGKARIAKSDCPDKRCVKQGFSNKMPIICMPNRIMLQFKNAEDEHILILY
- the aroF gene encoding 3-deoxy-7-phosphoheptulonate synthase gives rise to the protein MDKIERFGLSKFEIIAGPCTIENYENLYNNAQVLKELGIKYLRGGAYKMRTSFHSFRGLGDSGVIHLENVGKELDMITVSECTQIDKVEYMAQHIDVLVVGTRNMHNYPLLEALGNIDKPIILKRGIAATYDEWLAAAGYIIDNGNEQVILCERGIRTFVRDTRYTFDVSAIAVMKRKSGLPVIADPSHAAGNRNLVPSLAYSAIAAGADGLLLECTTNPSENICDADQTIEPQTLKHIIDATPNLRRHLLGTN
- the miaB gene encoding tRNA (N6-isopentenyl adenosine(37)-C2)-methylthiotransferase MiaB, translated to MKFYIETYGCQMNVADSELVYSILQNAGYTPANSIDETDILLFNTCSVREHAERRVLGRISNERHRKKEKPWFKIVLLGCMAQRIGRILLEKDIGIDYAVGVDQYKDLPVLLSSDIHSALEFNPVEIYDAIMPVHQGKHCAYVTIMRGCNNFCSYCIVPHVRGRERSRPYNDILCDVKSALEFNMLDISLLGQNVNSYHYQELSFPKLLHKISEDIPELRRLRFVTSHPKDLSDELVIQMRDNPKICEHIHLPMQSGSDDVLFRMNRSYSYNKYLERINKLRDAIPNIAITTDLIAGFPGETDQEFEDTLSAMENIEFDYAFCFKYSPRNGTSAANFENQIPEKIRLKRLQTMIELQRKITLKKFKAQVGNIVEVYVEGFSKKSKQQVSGKTRDFKIAVLNGNETHIGKIVKVYVEDATAGTLLCGVPL
- a CDS encoding YicC family protein; translated protein: MKSMTGYGKSQISRNNIDCNIEIKSVNGRYLDVKCYLPREISFWEYELRKTTSKYVNRGSIEIKVYINDYREPKLRLNELKLQKYYDIIRQAQKSLNITSDVSLEYLLNEPGVVESMNSYDEDTDLIALINDCLEEALKIIVYSMELEAKSMKSILMSSFTRIQKALNYIEEKILPFKEELFSSMHKRINEILNSYNIETTEQRLMQELAIYIDKYDIQEEITRLKSHIQTFLDTINKDVESGKTLNFILQEMQREANTLGSKFSNSKTFSDILTIKEEIEKCREIVQNVS
- a CDS encoding VacB/RNase II family 3'-5' exoribonuclease, with translation MNDIDIEQRILAKLTDMYPNGLTYSEICSYIGLTKKNKSSVSQILSTLLLAGKLQKERKRYKLVSKPHRMETVTINSSKKINANSTPNSQLIEGIFDATSLAKDRSFAFVRSTDKDYYIDSEDTLNAYHNDVVMIEASKSSRGEHGIVVRIVKRANENIPGDIAKVKNKWIFLPSNPKIHNWFNINELGTAKPGDKVMLTVTNWGDHNSGNLPCGNISEILGPSGDPQVELLAVIRQYQLPLEFPPEVLSEIQKIPLEIGKEEIKLRRDLRKLYTFTIDPASAKDFDDAISIEYTSNGGWRLWVHIADVAHYVGLNSLTFNEASERGNSFYFPKRVIPMIPERLSNQICSLRPDEDKLVMTVETEFDRNAKVRKQKIYEAVIRSDARLAYEEVDDYFDGKTSKLSPILKKALDCGRNLSALLSKLRIENGYVYFDLPEIEYEYDNDGFVHRLGIAEETESHKLIENFMLVANEYTAKELAKKASTSIYRIHEDPDYDKIERLAYVLDFYGIHFVEQENLNKTVQFLLSSLPNKDYHRVFDRIILRSMKKAKYSTQHIRHFGLSLENYTHFTSPIRRLCDLVVHHLCKIHLLNIANTIVRKDQIVRWAAHASEQELQADSAERDIEKVYSATFMRDKVGESFTGLLISTNSSGAFIRLNELPVTAKLQKDQFGKGKWEYRDSEMRFVNTRSHESFELLDSVKVRIMEVSDDIYLELTGEKDSHIHYHSIKRNEKTNLKNRLRIKVDAKATRKNSVKHNRRKGRNRR
- the murI gene encoding glutamate racemase gives rise to the protein MKKPIGIFDSGVGGLTVYRTIRNAFPEEDLIYFGDTARVPYGPKSPNTIVEYSIQNARFLLQQGIKTLIVACNTSSSVALPHLRQLTNIPIIGVIEPGSEVAVRTTNSGRIGVIGTEGTIRSNAYVDAIKIHNPDAEVFSKACPLFVPIVEEGWQDHPVAKQIVLEYLSSMIKLNIDTLVLGCTHYPLLTSVIQSVVGDEVNLVDSAQAITMHLGRLIPSEHDGRHGEDSFFVSDNEDKFAFIAERILRQPLTKLKRVKLFESWFID